The Anastrepha obliqua isolate idAnaObli1 chromosome 5, idAnaObli1_1.0, whole genome shotgun sequence DNA window GAGCGCAAGGTTGTGTTGGTTGCGTGTGATGCGCACACACTTCTGAAGGAAGTTTGAAGCAACTTTAGTTCTCAGTACTCGTACAAAGAGACTGGGTGATGCCGaggcattttcaaaaatattggaatgaaattagtgttttttttcataccaatcccaactttttttttacttttaaagaaATACTAGAATTTTTCCTATATAAAATTACAACTAAACGAATGTGCGTAATTTGCGTGTCTTAGATCCTGAACGCGATCATAAAACATAGAATGTTTTTTCTATTAGTCGACAGCCTTTGCTGTGCAATTCTCATCCTCATCCAGTatgtgaaaaagcttctcataaaaaccaccaCTGTACTGTGAATATGAAGAGCTCAATTAAGATTTTCAAGCAACTTAGTGGAAAAAACTGTGAAAGACGCACTTAGAGCAAAAGCAcgacatttatttttgtatagtcAAAATGATGTTGCAGaggataaaattataaaaaagtaacgCGAATGTCTAGGCAATTTCCAAGTGGCTTTATTAGATTAAAATTTAAAGGGCTTTAAAAtgctaatcaaatttttttctaaaaatgcctGTAATGTAAAACTGTAGAACTTAAAGTTCGTGgaattttccaaacttttttataaaattttaaatctggGTCTACAGGATTTTTGTTGGacaatgaaattttcttttttatatccttCTTTACTCCGCTCGGAAGCATAAGCTCtcaacaagactcttccatcgtacacggctgttgtttttgcgatGTCGCacgtgatgtcggcatctgcgaGCTGGCGCAACATCAACCTTATCCAAATAATCTTTGGCCAACCGCTGCCTGTGCTCCCTTGCGGTTTCTAGGCGAGTGCCATTcccgtgatgctatctggtagtTTTCTtagcgtgtgacctatccaacgccactttctgcgtttgatttgccatatgATGGGATTCTCATTCGTTGCTCTTCACAACGCGTCGTTGCTAATGCCACTCGGCCACAATATTCTAcaaatgatgcggaggcatttgttgacgaaagattgtagttactgtgtgatggtgttgagGACAAGCCATGTTTACAACTATACTGTCTGCACCATGTGTGCTGtatattcgcagtttagtgtACCTGGAGATTTATgaactcgcccatactgtatgcatttgtgcgaacgccgcccttgctttgattagcctgcagttgacatcttcatttgCTCCGCCGCCTGTGGTGATACTACAACTGAGGcggcagaagctttcgacataTTCCACCGGACAACTGCCAACCATTAGAGatcttgctttattgtggttgactctcatagctttcgtcttggcgatgttgaccttcAATCTGACAGTGCGTGCCACCGTAACTAGTCTGTTCACATTCGCTTGCATGTCCGTGAGTTTGTGAGAGGGGTGGCAGATATCACCGGCGAAGTCTAGATCCTCGAAATGTCTGCTGAAACTGCATACGATGTAAGGAAAGTGTAATGCATTCACTAACAGGCCGTGCTCGGGATTTCGGGATTTGAAAATAGCAAACCTGAGATCCCGATATTTGTCGGGATAAAATACTCATGTCTGGCTGAATTTGATCGGGTTCATCGGGTTTCAAGAACAACTAAAGAACTATGTACTATAAAAAATCATCTCCCTGCAGATGTTATGGCTCCGAATCAGAGCATGCGGTGAAAAAAACGATATGCGggcaaattatttatatcaatacTAGAAATATTTCGGATGCCAGGTTGTTAAAAGTTTTATTGTCTgcgaataattaaattttaactgaATTCGGAAAACTTGCCATTGATGCACGGAAAAGGATAAAAAAGAAAACGGAAAAATCTAGAGGAAGGCTTAAAAATCAAAGAAGGGTAAAACGCAGGCTTCAACCCGGGAGTTTGGAGACACAGATATCGGAAGAATGTGCTTCTTATAAAAATGATGTCTGAGCCATTTAGTTCTGCAGCTCGAAaaatcttttccagcatcagctGGAAAAAGTCATACGGCAGGTATTCACCCTGGTGGAAATCACCTTTATTCGTATTCAATCATCTCGGGGAGGTATTTCTTAGCTTGAGCTGAGAAAATGCCGTAGGGATACGAATTTCATTTAACGCAGCAAATAGAAAACTCCTTTTAATGGACTCTTAAAATATATAAGGTGCTTACGTATGTCGGTCTTTACCACTTGTATATCTCTTTACGCATTTGGCAGCTCTAAAACTACATTGATAAGGTTAAATGCGTTCATGAACTATAGCTAGAGTTCATGAAAATACGCTAGATACAACCTTATAAGTCACATCAAAACTCTTAGTCTCTCGCACCTTATCCGTCAATCAATCATTCGTGCACGCATATATCATACTTACCAGTATCTCTAGACTTGCGAATTTGTTGTTTCGTTTACGGCTGAAACTCCGGGTTTTCACATCATCTGTTGACGACGCATGCGAGAAGAATGGAGAACTGCCTTACCCTTTCAGTCGGgtctaatatttttcttatatcttACTTAAATATATCTTTTCTAAAATCACCGAAATATGTCTCATTTTAATACTATTTCCCAAAAACAAACAAGTTCTTTACATTGCATATCTCCAATTTTTAGAAAGCCTTTGATATCGTCTATGCTTCATCCCTCATATCAgacattccattttttttttagattttttgaaaatactcgtacatacatattaatttaattttttctttgcgttTGTAGTATTTTTAAGCGCCTTATTGGCCTTGACAGCTATTGTAAATGCCGCCAGTTTGAGTCAGAATGCACGCGCCGTCGACAATACTTTGTATAGCCGCTTTTTATGCCGCAAAAAGGTAAATGGTTTCAAGGCCATAGTGCCCGGAAGTTGCTCTAGATATTATCAGTGCTACAATGGTGCAAGCGTTGAGTTGGAATGTCCCAATTATTATGATTCTGAGAAAAACACATGTGTCGATCAGAATCCTGGATGTATTGAGGATCGCGAAATGTTTGCTGTTCCTAGACCAGCTGCTGCCAATGCACCGTGCGCAGGAAAAGCTAGCGGCTATGTTGTGGGCGAAAATCAAGCGGAGTGGTACAAGTGCTGTGATAATAATGTAATTGCCTCGGGTGTATGCCCAAGTGGGCAGGAATATAATTTGGCACTACTGAAATGTGATATTAAATCGTCGTGTGGTGGAGATAAGGAGCCATGTACAACAACACCAGCGCCatgtactacaacaacaacaacatgcacaACTACAACCACAGCATGCTCAACAGCAACGACAACACCAGCccccacaacaacaacaacatgcaccACAACACCAGCCCCCACGACAACAACAAtctgcacaacaacaacacgcacAACTACACTAGCCACCACGACAACAACAGCATGCACCACCACAACAGCAGctcccacaacaacaacaacaacaacactagctaccacaacaacaacaacctgcacaacaacaacacgcacCACAACACCAGCCACCACGACAACAACAACCTGCACCACCACAACACCAGctcccacaacaacaacaacactagctaccacaacaacaacaacctgcacaacaacaacacgcacCACAACACCAgctacaacgacaacaacaacatgcaccACCACAACCACAGCATGCTCAACAGCAACGACAACACCAGCccccacaacaacaacaacatgcaccACAACACCAGCCcccacgacaacaacaacacgcacaacaacaacacgcacAACAACACCAGCCACCACGACGACAACAACATGCACCACCACAACAGCAGctcccacaacaacaacaacaacaacactagctaccacgacaacaacaacctgcacaacaacaacacgcacCACAACACCAGCCACCACGACGACAACAACATGCACCACCACAACAGCAGctcccacaacaacaacaacaacaacactagctaccacaacaacaacaacctgcacaacaacaacacgcacCACAACACCAGCCACCACGACAACAACAACCTGCACCACCACAACACCAGctcccacaacaacaacaacactagctaccacaacaacaacaacctgcacaacaacaacacgcacCACAACACCAgctacaacgacaacaacaacatgcaccACCACAACACCAGctcccacaacaacaacaacactagctaccacgacaacaacaaccacacgcACCACAACACCAGCCaccacgacaacaacaacatgcaccACCACAACACCAGctcccacaacaacaacaacactagctACCACAACACCAGCCaccacgacaacaacaacatgcagcACCACAACACCAGctcccacaacaacaacaacactagctaccacgacaacaacaacatgcaccACCACAACACCAGctcccacaacaacaacaacactagctaccacgacaacaacaacacgcaCCACAACAACAGCCACCACTACAACATCCAcatgcacaacaacaacactagctACCACGACAACAAGAACATGCaccactacaacaacaacatgctcAACAATAACTACAACTACACCAAAACCATGTACTACCACGCCAGAACCATGCCCAACAACACCACCCCCAGTGTGTAGCTCCTCAGCAGATGCAAATGATATTAAAATACAAGCATCTGTCGTAACGATAAAACCAAATGTTTTTGTGCGACCTGCTCAAGAACCAATCAATACTATTTCCGTGTTACCACCGCAATCGCATGAATCCAATGTAGATTTATATATACGATACGCTTGTCGGGGCAAAACGAACGGTTTTATGCTAGCCTCATTAAGAAGTTGCAACGAATACTACATTTGTCGCAACGGTGACGCATTGAGAGTTAGCTGTGGTGACAAATATTTCAACTCTTTGAAGGGTCAATGTGATCTACCAGAGAACACCGGTTGTATCCAACCTTATCAGCAGAAATTCTGAATTTAGGCATTCTGACATTACCCAGAAGGGGAAATGTAAACGGAAACTATGACGATAGaatcaaaaaaagcaaaaaaaaaaaaataatgattgtaAAAAATGCCCATACTAAATATATttctgtacgtatgtatgtactcatatagattataaaattattaaatatgtttatgagcaaATCAGACATGTGAATGTATTGtaaatatggtttttttcttaatatcctGGCTGGGGCTGCAATAAAAGTCACAAATGTGATTTGAATTTGTAAAAAGGCTAAAGTTCTATTACGACGTTTCTCTCCTACTAGAAAAAGCAAATAGAAACGTAAAGCCATTATCCATTTCTTATGCTTCTAGATTCACTTCCACTTATGGTACTTTTGCTAGAAATACCGAATTCCAGACAGACTATGCGCTCGAGTAAATTGAGCAAAGCAAAATTCGGtcgaaaaagcaaacaaagaCTTGTTGAAAAATCTACTCGTACAACGCACTCAAAAGTCGAAAGTTGTACAgagtgcgccatcttttatgtcggtatgtaaacgctgaataactttgtcatttaccaaccgatcgacttcaacgtatatgttttcgatacgtcaattcagtacaatttcaaccatggatcgttTTACCGTGAAACAACGCGAAATCGATGCTACAAAATCGCAGCTTGtgtttgctaataaaggtggtcacttgattgatattgtattcacacactagttttaataaattctaaataaccaaaccaagtAAAAAGCTCGTATTAATTGTGCGTTaaaaataaactcggaggtgagaaaaccttagaaatgttgggaaactgttgCTGTAATAgcactctaaagaaaacagacgCTTACGAGTGACATGGGAACaagaataaagtgaaagaaaagttgatcaataaccgcaaatctATCAAAAGTACTGCCGCAAAACTGGTCCCAAAGAAcctaaatttcatgcaaaaaatggACTTGGTTGATATCACCAAAGACATAATATAATTTCAAAGGTTGAATCCGACCTACATCCAACATTCACTAAAcggatcattttttttttgtgggtttttgtttttttgtcgggacagactagcaagtacagcgcTCAGATAACATTACGTCCAATGTagtgcactcgggttccctttctcattttctttaaatctacccaatctccgaagaaatctgagtagatcttgtggggccaagcagccaaggtggtcgcttcatAATCATCATCagcgccaaagacctcaagcctgattcgagcgaaggccgggcaggcGCCCAGAAAGTGGTTCGCTGTCTCATCCTTCTCTCCACATGccgggcagagtgcactgtttaagatgcctacctttttcatgtgcttcgcccatagaaagtggccaaCGAGATGCCTATAATCCCTTCTGCTTAACGACAGGAGAATCTGCCACAGTCGGTCGGgtatgacaggtaacatcagttttgtccatctgcagcctctctcggTCTGTCAGGCTCACTTGTGGGTTAatgtaacccgtttgctaaccgtggcgtTGATGGCTACAGAAGGGAACGGCAGAACGGGATCTAAGGCCAACTTCTTCCTaactaaagagtcagagatctcgttacccgctaCACCCATGCTTACCGGGacccatattaaaaaaaaataaataattggcgcgtaaacttctgttaggggtttggccgagctcctcctcctatttgtggtgtgcgtcttggtgttgt harbors:
- the LOC129248685 gene encoding mucin-2-like; translated protein: FVVFLSALLALTAIVNAASLSQNARAVDNTLYSRFLCRKKVNGFKAIVPGSCSRYYQCYNGASVELECPNYYDSEKNTCVDQNPGCIEDREMFAVPRPAAANAPCAGKASGYVVGENQAEWYKCCDNNVIASGVCPSGQEYNLALLKCDIKSSCGGDKEPCTTTPAPCTTTTTTCTTTTTACSTATTTPAPTTTTTCTTTPAPTTTTICTTTTRTTTLATTTTTACTTTPAPTTTTTRTTTTRTTTPATTTTTTCTTTTAAPTTTTTTTLATTTTTTCTTTTRTTTPATTTTTTCTTTTAAPTTTTTTTLATTTTTTCTTTTRTTTPATTTTTTCTTTTPAPTTTTTLATTTTTTCTTTTRTTTPATTTTTTCTTTTPAPTTTTTLATTTTTTTRTTTPATTTTTTCTTTTPAPTTTTTLATTTPATTTTTTCSTTTPAPTTTTTLATTTTTTCTTTTPAPTTTTTLATTTTTTRTTTTATTTTTTCTTTTATTTTSTCTTTTLATTTPATTTTTTCSTTTPAPTTTTTLATTTTTTCTTTTPAPTTTTTLATTTTTTRTTTTATTTTSTCTTTTLATTTTRTCTTTTTTCSTITTTTPKPCTTTPEPCPTTPPPVCSSSADANDIKIQASVVTIKPNVFVRPAQEPINTISVLPPQSHESNVDLYIRYACRGKTNGFMLASLRSCNEYYICRNGDALRVSCGDKYFNSLKGQCDLPENTGCIQPYQQKFVVFLSALLALTAIVNAASLSQNARAVDNTLYSRFLCRKKVNGFKAIVPGSCSRYYQCYNGASVELECPNYYDSEKNTCVDQNPGCIEDREMFAVPRPAAANAPCAGKASGYVVGENQAEWYKCCDNNVIASGVCPSGQEYNLALLKCDIKSSCGGDKEPCTTTPAPCTTTTTTCTTTTTACSTATTTPAPTTTTTCTTTPAPTTTTICTTTTRTTTLATTTTTACTTTTAAPTTTTTTTLATTTTTTCTTTTRTTTPATTTTTTCTTTTPAPTTTTTLATTTTTTCTTTTRTTTPATTTTTTCTTTTTACSTATTTPAPTTTTTCTTTPAPTTTTTRTTTTRTTTPATTTTTTCTTTTAAPTTTTTTTLATTTTTTCTTTTRTTTPATTTTTTCTTTTAAPTTTTTTTLATTTTTTCTTTTRTTTPATTTTTTCTTTTPAPTTTTTLATTTTTTCTTTTRTTTPATTTTTTCTTTTPAPTTTTTLATTTTTTTRTTTPATTTTTTCTTTTPAPTTTTTLATTTPATTTTTTCSTTTPAPTTTTTLATTTTTTCTTTTPAPTTTTTLATTTTTTRTTTTATTTTSTCTTTTLATTTTRTCTTTTTTCSTITTTTPKPCTTTPEPCPTTPPPVCSSSADANDIKIQASVVTIKPNVFVRPAQEPINTISVLPPQSHESNVDLYIRYACRGKTNGFMLASLRSCNEYYICRNGDALRVSCGDKYFNSLKGQCDLPENTGCIQPYQQKF